A genome region from Blautia coccoides includes the following:
- a CDS encoding sensor histidine kinase encodes MENAVSHGFSEKEENCYISISANLEGNTLHFLIADNGQGMEEKELTELVDSLNKEIDFPADTASHHSIGIRNVQQRIQSYYGREYGLTIESFPGQGTLIDIALPYGKKPVIPCVNQKNTE; translated from the coding sequence GTGGAAAATGCTGTCAGCCATGGTTTTTCTGAAAAGGAAGAAAACTGTTATATCAGCATAAGCGCCAACCTGGAAGGAAACACCCTGCATTTCCTCATTGCAGACAATGGGCAGGGAATGGAAGAAAAGGAACTGACAGAACTGGTGGATTCTCTGAATAAAGAGATTGATTTTCCTGCTGACACTGCCTCACATCATTCAATAGGCATACGGAACGTACAGCAGCGGATCCAAAGCTATTACGGAAGGGAATACGGACTCACCATTGAAAGCTTTCCCGGACAGGGTACATTGATCGACATTGCCCTTCCCTATGGGAAGAAACCTGTGATACCCTGTGTAAATCAAAAAAATACAGAATAA